The Lancefieldella sp. Marseille-Q7238 genomic interval GGGTCATGCCCAGCTCGTCAATGGAAAGCACGCCGTTAGTCAGGCGTCCCGCAAGCGTGTCGCGAATGACGCGCGGCTGCTCATGGATTTCCTTGAGCATAAAGTCGGGGTAGCCGCCCTTCTCGGCAACATCAACGTCCCAATCAACATGCATAATTTTAGGTTGAACGGGATTGCCTTCAGCGTCGGTATAGCTGATGCCGTCAGGCTCCATAATGGCAAACTCATTGTCGCCAAGGACAGCAACGTCTCGGGAGGCTTCAATGACCGCAATGATGTCGGATGCAACATAGCTGCCCTTCTCACCATGAGCAAGGACGATAGGGGAATCTTTGCGGGTAACCACGATGCGTCCGGGCTCTTGGGAGCATATAACGGCGAGGCCGTAGGTGCCTACAATCTGTGAGCATGCCTTGGCGACGGCGTTGCGAAGGTTGCCGTTGTAAGCTTCCTCCACAAGATGGGCTACGACTTCGGTATCCGTGTCGCTGCGGAATTTGTGTCCGCGTGATTCAAGTTGCTCGCGGAGCTCGGCGAAATTTTCGATAATGCCATTGTGTACGACAGCGATTGTATTGTCACAAGAGGTATGTGGATGAGCATTACGCTCGCTTGGAGCGCCGTGCGTTGCCCAACGAGTATGTCCGATGCCACAGGGGCTTTCATTATCGAGATACTTGACCGCTTCGGCAAGTCCCGCGACTTTTCCGACACGGTGTACTACGGTGAGTTCTTTGTCGGAAGCGTTTTGAAGTGCGATGCCGGCGGAATCATAGCCGCGATATTCCAGGCGCTCAAGACCCTGGATGAGAATGTTCTTTGCGCGCTGGTGACCAGTAAAGCCAACGATACCGCACATGTAAACTCCAATCGTATGCTTCTGGGAGTGTCACAGAAACGATTAGTTTTAATTAATCCACTCTATTTTAGCGAGTTATATAGGCAAACTTGTATGATATTAATCTTACTAATATTGGCTGTAGACGAGAAATTCTCATCTACAGCAAATATCGTCTTTATGCACAATAGGAAAACTCAATTTTCATCATAGGCAATTCGGAAGTAATCCAACGTGGCTTTGAATCTATCCTGAGCCGTAAGGCAGGTATCAAGAAGATAGCCGTTCTCCTTATCCCACTTAGAGAGCCCTCGATAGTAGAAAGACTTCATATCATCAGTAATTACGAACGGGACAACGTCATGGGTAAGGCATTCTTTAAGCATAATCAACCTGCCGACACGTCCATTGCCATCTTGGAATGGATGAATGCGTTCAAAACGAACGTGATAATCAACAATTTCTTCAAAGGTATGAGAGCTATTTGAGTTATATGCCTTTAACAGCGATTTCATCTCTTTAGCAACATTTTCTGGAAGAGTAGTTTCTCGCCCACCAACCTCATTTGGTAGGCGTTTGTAATCTCCAACAGCAAACCAATCTTTTACAGAGTCTGTAGTTCCCGTTTTTAGAATATGGTGAAGTTCTTTGATGATGGCCTCTGTAAGGGGGTCTTTTGCATGGTCAATCACATAATCGATAGCGCGAAAGTGGTTCTGAGTTTCTACAATGTCGTCAATGTGAACAGGATTTCCTTCAACACCGATGGTTGCCGTTTCAAAAATCATGCGCGTCTGATCAAGGGAGAGTTTACTTCCCTCAATGTGATTAGAGTTGTAGGTAAGCTCGACCTGGAGCTTATGGTAAATGCCGCCCTTTATTTTTGAGGACTTTTCTTCAATCAAGCGTGAAAGCAGCGGACTTGTTGAGGGTGTTTTAGCATTTTTTCGAGAAGGTTTTACCGAATCAGCTGGAATGTTCCAAGTTTTTCCCACGAGAAAAGCGCCTGGTACGCGTCCATTAGCGCAGTAATTACGCACACTTCTTTCAGATATGCCCCAGAGCTCAGCAATCTGAGCAACAGAAAGAAATCCCATCGAGCTTCACCTCCCTACCGGCAAAAACTGATGAAATTATTATAGCAAATGAGACTGTTTTTTGCCGATATCGGTAAAATTAAAAATCTAACCATACAAAAAAATTGTCCACTGAAATGAGCAGTATTTTGAGGTTGAGTATTTGTAGCTCTTAACACACAGGGTTGCCGTACTCACGCATCATAGCTTCGCGGTTAATAATCCACTGCTTACCATACTTACGAGCATCTACTCCTGGAACTATTTTGCCGTATGCAACAGCCTTACGCAGAGTTGACTCGCTTAGGCCCCAGAGTTCGCTAGCATCTGAAAACGATATAAGTCCATCGAACGGAGTCGCAACTTCCGTTCCGTTCTCCCATAACTCATCACAAGAGAGATCAAGGTCATCGTTCCAGATAATACCGTAGCCACCTTGATCAACCACAACATCTCTGAACAGCGATTCATCTTCCAGAAGCTTGAAAACCGAAAAACGATGCATAAGCGGAGCTACATCGTAGATTTTTGTAGTTCCATTAGTAAATTGAACGCTCAACTTTAAGTCAACCAGCGCAGAAACTTCTTTGATCTTATGAAATTTCATATTCTGCCTCCTTTAGACGAGCGGATCGATTTTCTTAAATTCTTGCGTCTCCCACATAACCAGGAGTTCAGTTTGATGAATCTCTATCCACTCGCGCACCATACCGGCAGCCCGAAGCGGCAGACTACCATCAATTTCCTCGCCCGAATTAATATCAAAAGCTGCAGTATCCTCACCGTAAATTGCATGTATATGCGGTGGATTGTGTTCTGAGCCCAAGAAATACATGCGTATAACTATCCCGTAAAACCGTGTAAGTGTAGGCATATGTATCCTTTCTTTTTGATAAGTATATCACGATAACGTGATATCATCCGCAACTCTTTATTAATAAAAACTCCTCGCATCGTGAACGAGGGGTTAATTTAAGACTGGAACTAAAAATACCTACTGAATCTTATTTCCACTCAATAGTCGCATGGGCCGTTTCTGTGTAGTCAGCAGGTCTAGTGGGCTTGGACTTCCTCTGATCTCTTATCAAGAAAACCGTGTAGTCATCATATAATCTGCACTGACTATATAGTATGTAATCACCTTGAAAAAAATATTTTCGCCCAACCAAAGAATGACACGTATGGCCTACAGAAATGCAGTATGATTGTGTACAACTAAGTACATGGACTGAGACGGCGCTAACGAAGTGCGATGCTTCCCAACCCAAGAATTACAAAGTCCGACTGAAGAGTGTCAGTATTTAACTAAGAAAACACGCCTATTAGTAAACGAAGTAACTACATGCGAATTGTGAAATGAAGTTAGAATTCCTCTGCCTCAGGTGCAGACTCGACCTCGGTCTCAGACTCAAGATTAGCCTCAGACACAGGTTCAGATTCCTGTGCTTCCGATGACTTCGAATCTGCTTCATCCGTAGTCTTGCTGTCGGCAAGAGTTTGCTCGTATAGCTTACGCAACTCGCTGTCAGCTGCGGTTCCGCTCTGAATGGTTTGAAAGAAGTTGCCGACGATGCCCTTGCTCTCAAGGACGAAGTCAACCTCATCGGCCAGGGCCTTATCTACCAACCTCTCAAAGAAATCGGCTTCGAGATTTTCGATTTTTTTCTCAGTGCCGTCGATTGTCAGTTTTTCCTCTTTATCGACTTTTATAGTCAGCTTTTTTCCTGTGCTCGATTCTTTACTCATGATTTCATCCCTTCGT includes:
- a CDS encoding DNA-binding protein, with protein sequence MGFLSVAQIAELWGISERSVRNYCANGRVPGAFLVGKTWNIPADSVKPSRKNAKTPSTSPLLSRLIEEKSSKIKGGIYHKLQVELTYNSNHIEGSKLSLDQTRMIFETATIGVEGNPVHIDDIVETQNHFRAIDYVIDHAKDPLTEAIIKELHHILKTGTTDSVKDWFAVGDYKRLPNEVGGRETTLPENVAKEMKSLLKAYNSNSSHTFEEIVDYHVRFERIHPFQDGNGRVGRLIMLKECLTHDVVPFVITDDMKSFYYRGLSKWDKENGYLLDTCLTAQDRFKATLDYFRIAYDEN
- a CDS encoding DUF2442 domain-containing protein, with translation MKFHKIKEVSALVDLKLSVQFTNGTTKIYDVAPLMHRFSVFKLLEDESLFRDVVVDQGGYGIIWNDDLDLSCDELWENGTEVATPFDGLISFSDASELWGLSESTLRKAVAYGKIVPGVDARKYGKQWIINREAMMREYGNPVC
- a CDS encoding DUF4160 domain-containing protein, with protein sequence MPTLTRFYGIVIRMYFLGSEHNPPHIHAIYGEDTAAFDINSGEEIDGSLPLRAAGMVREWIEIHQTELLVMWETQEFKKIDPLV